The following coding sequences are from one Ornithorhynchus anatinus isolate Pmale09 chromosome 18, mOrnAna1.pri.v4, whole genome shotgun sequence window:
- the CHRNA9 gene encoding neuronal acetylcholine receptor subunit alpha-9 isoform X1, with amino-acid sequence MISLSTNFMQNGRQETKKKTVPGSEAAEGKFAQMLFTDLFKDYSSALRPVEDTDKVLNVTLQITLSQIKDMDERNQILTAYLWIRQLWHDAYLRWDREQYDGLDSIQIPSSLVWRPDIVLYNKADDDFSEPLSTNVVLRHDGLIMWDAPAITRSSCVVDVSYFPFDSQQCNLTFGSWTYNGNQVDIFNALANGDLSDFVEDVEWEIHGMPAVKNVVTYGCCSESYPDVTFTLVLKRKSSFYIVNLLLPCVLISFLAPLSFYLPAASGEKVSLGVTVLLSMTVFQLMVAESMPPSENVPLIGKYYIATMALITASTVLTIMVMNIHFCGEEAKPVPHWVRLVVLDYMSKIFLVYDVGESCTSPQRGRARDHTLRQDLDWCRPPSGDPEVSGDQEENQLVRAKACRRDDGLAASNGHCPQWHALARDIEYIALCLKAHRSHSAKGSEWKKVARVMDRFFMWVFFLMVFVMSVLIIANAV; translated from the exons ATGATCTCTTTGAGCACAAACTTCATGCAgaatgggagacaggagacaaaaaagaaaacagtacCAG GGTCAGAAGCAGCGGAAGGAAAATTTGCCCAGATGCTCTTTACCGACCTCTTCAAAGACTATTCCAGCGCCCTGAGGCCAGTGGAGGACACAGACAAGGTGCTTAATGTCACCCTGCAGATCACGTTGTCCCAGATCAAAGATATG GACGAAAGGAACCAGATTCTGACGGCCTACCTGTGGATTCGCCAACTGTGGCACGATGCTTATCTGCGCTGGGACCGCGAACAGTACGACGGGCTGGACTCCATCCAGATCCCCAGCAGCTTGGTGTGGCGCCCCGACATTGTCCTTTACAACAA AGCTGACGACGATTTCTCGGAGCCTCTGAGCACCAACGTGGTCCTGAGGCATGACGGCCTGATCATGTGGGATGCCCCGGCCATCACCCGGAGCTCCTGTGTGGTGGACGTGTCTTACTTCCCCTTCGACAGCCAGCAGTGCAACCTGACCTTCGGCTCATGGACCTACAACGGGAACCAGGTGGACATCTTCAATGCCCTGGCCAATGGGGACCTGTCGGACTTCGTGGAGGACGTGGAGTGGGAGATCCACGGTATGCCCGCCGTGAAGAATGTGGTCACCTACGGCTGCTGCTCAGAGTCGTACCCGGATGTGACCTTCACCCTCGTCTTGAAGAGAAAGTCCTCTTTCTACATCGTCAACCTCCTGCTCCCCTGTGTCCTCATCTCCTTCTTGGCCCCTCTGAGCTTCTACCTCCCGGCGGCTTCTGGAGAGAAGGTGTCGCTGGGGGTCACCGTTCTGCTGTCCATGACCGTGTTTCAGTTGATGGTGGCGGAGAGCATGCCACCCTCGGAGAATGTGCCCCTGATAG GCAAGTACTATATCGCCACGATGGCCCTCATCACGGCTTCTACGGTGCTGACCATCATGGTGATGAACATCCACTTCTGCGGGGAGGAAGCCAaacctgtcccacactgggtccGGCTGGTCGTCCTGGACTACATGTCCAAGATCTTCCTTGTCTATGATGTGGGGGAGAGCTGCACATCTCCCCAGCGAGGCAGGGCCCGGGACCACACCCTCCGCCAGGACCTGGACTGGTGCAGACCCCCGAGCGGGGACCCGGAGGTCTCCGGCGACCAGGAGGAGAACCAGTTGGTGAGGGCCAAGGCCTGCCGCCGGGATGACGGGCTGGCAGCAAGCAACGGGCACTGCCCTCAGTGGCACGCTTTGGCAAGGGACATCGAGTACATAGCCTTGTGCCTGAAGGCCCACAGGTCCCACAGTGCCAAGGGCAGCGAGTGGAAGAAGGTGGCCCGCGTGATGGACAGGTTCTTCATGTGGGTCTTCTTCTTGATGGTGTTCGTCATGAGCGTCTTGATCATTGCCaacgctgtgtga
- the CHRNA9 gene encoding neuronal acetylcholine receptor subunit alpha-9 isoform X2, with protein MGDRRQKRKQYQDERNQILTAYLWIRQLWHDAYLRWDREQYDGLDSIQIPSSLVWRPDIVLYNKADDDFSEPLSTNVVLRHDGLIMWDAPAITRSSCVVDVSYFPFDSQQCNLTFGSWTYNGNQVDIFNALANGDLSDFVEDVEWEIHGMPAVKNVVTYGCCSESYPDVTFTLVLKRKSSFYIVNLLLPCVLISFLAPLSFYLPAASGEKVSLGVTVLLSMTVFQLMVAESMPPSENVPLIGKYYIATMALITASTVLTIMVMNIHFCGEEAKPVPHWVRLVVLDYMSKIFLVYDVGESCTSPQRGRARDHTLRQDLDWCRPPSGDPEVSGDQEENQLVRAKACRRDDGLAASNGHCPQWHALARDIEYIALCLKAHRSHSAKGSEWKKVARVMDRFFMWVFFLMVFVMSVLIIANAV; from the exons atgggagacaggagacaaaaaagaaaacagtacCAG GACGAAAGGAACCAGATTCTGACGGCCTACCTGTGGATTCGCCAACTGTGGCACGATGCTTATCTGCGCTGGGACCGCGAACAGTACGACGGGCTGGACTCCATCCAGATCCCCAGCAGCTTGGTGTGGCGCCCCGACATTGTCCTTTACAACAA AGCTGACGACGATTTCTCGGAGCCTCTGAGCACCAACGTGGTCCTGAGGCATGACGGCCTGATCATGTGGGATGCCCCGGCCATCACCCGGAGCTCCTGTGTGGTGGACGTGTCTTACTTCCCCTTCGACAGCCAGCAGTGCAACCTGACCTTCGGCTCATGGACCTACAACGGGAACCAGGTGGACATCTTCAATGCCCTGGCCAATGGGGACCTGTCGGACTTCGTGGAGGACGTGGAGTGGGAGATCCACGGTATGCCCGCCGTGAAGAATGTGGTCACCTACGGCTGCTGCTCAGAGTCGTACCCGGATGTGACCTTCACCCTCGTCTTGAAGAGAAAGTCCTCTTTCTACATCGTCAACCTCCTGCTCCCCTGTGTCCTCATCTCCTTCTTGGCCCCTCTGAGCTTCTACCTCCCGGCGGCTTCTGGAGAGAAGGTGTCGCTGGGGGTCACCGTTCTGCTGTCCATGACCGTGTTTCAGTTGATGGTGGCGGAGAGCATGCCACCCTCGGAGAATGTGCCCCTGATAG GCAAGTACTATATCGCCACGATGGCCCTCATCACGGCTTCTACGGTGCTGACCATCATGGTGATGAACATCCACTTCTGCGGGGAGGAAGCCAaacctgtcccacactgggtccGGCTGGTCGTCCTGGACTACATGTCCAAGATCTTCCTTGTCTATGATGTGGGGGAGAGCTGCACATCTCCCCAGCGAGGCAGGGCCCGGGACCACACCCTCCGCCAGGACCTGGACTGGTGCAGACCCCCGAGCGGGGACCCGGAGGTCTCCGGCGACCAGGAGGAGAACCAGTTGGTGAGGGCCAAGGCCTGCCGCCGGGATGACGGGCTGGCAGCAAGCAACGGGCACTGCCCTCAGTGGCACGCTTTGGCAAGGGACATCGAGTACATAGCCTTGTGCCTGAAGGCCCACAGGTCCCACAGTGCCAAGGGCAGCGAGTGGAAGAAGGTGGCCCGCGTGATGGACAGGTTCTTCATGTGGGTCTTCTTCTTGATGGTGTTCGTCATGAGCGTCTTGATCATTGCCaacgctgtgtga